The DNA window ACGTTCAACACTCAGGAGTCTTGCGCGAGAAGCGTAGCCGGTGGCCGGACTATCTCCGCACCAGCTCCAATAGTCAGACCAGAATGGTGACACCATGAATCTCTCTCGTACTACTCCCGCACGCGACCGGATCATCGAGCCGATCATCGCGCTCGCAGGTTGCTCGAAGCAGCACCGAATCGTGATCGCAGGATCGAGGGCCGTCGAATTGATGCTGGAGCTGCAACGCCGCGGCTATGTCCGCACGGCGGCCACGGCAAACTGCGGCCAACCGGCCGGCCAGTACGATGTCGCGCTGGTCGATTGGCGACGGCGCACGTTCAAGACGCTCGAGACCGCGCTTGACTGGCTGGTGGGGTTCGTGAGTCCCTCCGGCGTGCTCGTGGTCTGGGTTGATCCCCAAAAGGCTGCGGCCAACGAGATCCTTCGCCTCTCGCTGGAAAGGCGCGGCTTTGTCATTGAGGCTGGAACCGTGCATGATTGCGGTTGCGCCGTTTCGGCGCGGCGGCGCGAAACGAGCCCCTTCCGCAAAGCCGCGTAGTTGGCGCCAATCTTCCGCCGCTCCACAGGAGGATGGCCGCCTGTGCCGTCGCCAAACGTGCTAGGCACGGTCCGGACATAATCAGGAGCCGGCAAGGGCCGCATCATGGAAACCAAACCGCCGATTCCGCGGGCGATTCTCGTCAGCGTCCAGATCCCCGGTGTTGACGACGTCGCGCATGCCGCTGATCTCGAAGAGCTGGGCCGGCTGGTGAAGACGCTCGGTTACGAGGTTGTCGGCACGGTATCGCAGAAGCGCGACGATATCGGCGGCGGCACGGTGCTCGGCAAGGGTCGGCTTGCGGAACTCGCGGCGATGACCGGCGGCACGGGTGTGGTCGGATCGATGGCGATCGCCCGCAAATCGAAGGCCCGCGATCGATTCGAAGACGCCGGCGAAAAGCAGCCGGATGCCCGGGAGACAGAACCCGATCCGCTAATCAGAGCGGAGATCGTGATCGTCGATCATGACATCTCGCCGAGCCAGGCGCGCAATCTCGAGCGCGCCACCGGCGCGCAGGTACTCGATCGGACCGGAGTGATCGTGGAGATTTTCCATCGCCATGCCCACAGTCGCGAGGCGAAGCTGCAGGTCGAGATGGCGCGGTTGAAATACGTCTCGCCCCGTCTGCGGGAATCGTCGGGCGGCGGGCGGCAGCAGGGGGTCGGCGCGGGCGAGTCCGATCTCGAACTTGATCGCCGCAAGATCCGCGATCGCCTCGCGGAGCTGAAGCAGCAGCTGGAGGATGTCGAGCGAGACAACGACCAGCGCCGGTCCGCGCGTCGCGATCAGCTGCGGGTCGCGCTGGTCGGCTACACCAACGCCGGAAAGTCGTCGCTGATGCGGGTGCTTACGGGCAGCGAGGCCCTGGTTGAGGACAAGCTGTTCGCTACCCTCGATACCACGGTGCGCGCCCTGCAGCCCGACACGAGGCCGCGCGTTCTGGTCTCGGACACGGTCGGCTTCATCAAGAAGCTGCCGCACGATCTTGTCGCCTCGTTCCGATCCACGCTCGCCGAAGCGCTTGAGGCGTCGCTGCTGCTGTTCGTCGTCGACGCGTCCGATCCGACCTATCAATCGCAGCTCGAAGTGAGCCGCGAGGTGCTGCGCGAAATCGGCGCGCAAGCCGTCCCGTCGCGGCTTCTGCTCAACAAGATCGATCGCGTCAGCGAGGCCGATCGCGCCGCTCTGCGCGAAAAACACCCCGACGCGATCCTGCTCTCCGCAAAGTCGCCCGCGGACGTGGCGGCGCTGCGTGAGACCATCATCTCTTTTTTTGAAGCTTCGATGGTGGAGGACGAGCTGGTGTTGCCGTATGCGAAGCAGGGGATGCTCAGCGACGTCTACGAGAATGCGCGCGTGCTCTCGGAGGACTACGACGCCACCGGCCGGATCATGAAGGTGCGCGGCCTCCCCGGCGCGATCGCGCGCCTGCGCAGAACCCTCGCTGCTACCTGAATGACGCCGTAAAGGTAGCGAAGCGGTTTCCTTGCGTCGTCCCCCACTTCTGCTGCCGCTTCGGTGCATCGCCCTAGCGTCAATCCATCGGCTCGCCTATCGTGGTCGGATGCGATTGAAATCCAGCATATGGGTGGCGGGCTATTTGCGCCGCTGCCAGACCGAGGGGATATTCGGCGCCGTGCGCCGCCGCGGCGCGGAAGAAGCCGGCGCGGTGTTCGTCAAGGTGGCGCTGCTCGATGGCAATGCCATGCTGTACGCGCCGGCGCCGCAGACGGTCTATGACGACAGCCGGCCGATCGAGCGCCTGTTCGCCGCGACCTCACCACAGCCGGTGCCGGAAGCCTCGGTAGAAGAGCGTCTGGCGAAGGAAATCCGGTTCGACCCGGATGTCTGGATTGTCGAGACCGAAGACCGGGCAGGGCGGCACTTTCTCGATCTGGCGAAGGCTTAGCACGTATCACAAAAGCATGCCCTCGGATTTAATCCGCGGGCGGACACCGGTTTTGCGGTCGGATTACGCGCAATATTCTAACTTCCCGAGCCTTGCGAGCCGGTGCGCGGCATGACGCCGGCGCCTGGCGCTTGCGTCGCCGGGCGGGTTTGGCCGGGCGCGGAGCGCGCGCGATGGCGTTCGTCGTCGTAAAGGGTGGGGCGATATTTGGCACGGGTGACCGCCAGCGTCGAGCCGCGCCACGCGGCCAGCATGATCAGGGCCGATCGTTCGCTCAACCTGTCGAACAGGCGCGATAGCCGGTAGACGGTGTTCACGGAAGTGCCGAATTCGGGCTTGAGGAACAGCAGTACGCGCTGAAAAACCGCGCTCGGCATGCCCAGCGCCTTGAGCCCGCAGGCCAGCGGTTCGCCGCCGGGATCGTTGACTACCTGGGCGGCAACCCGCGCCGGCAATATCAGGGTTTCGCCGAGTTCAAGCGTGAAGTTTTCGACGTCGGCCGCGAACGCGGCCATCTCCAGCGTTTCGATGGCACGTTTGGTGCGCGCGGCGGGAATTCGCGCGGAAGCTTTTAGCGGGGTGTCGAGGAGATTTTGCAGGATCAAG is part of the Bradyrhizobium erythrophlei genome and encodes:
- the hflX gene encoding GTPase HflX, yielding METKPPIPRAILVSVQIPGVDDVAHAADLEELGRLVKTLGYEVVGTVSQKRDDIGGGTVLGKGRLAELAAMTGGTGVVGSMAIARKSKARDRFEDAGEKQPDARETEPDPLIRAEIVIVDHDISPSQARNLERATGAQVLDRTGVIVEIFHRHAHSREAKLQVEMARLKYVSPRLRESSGGGRQQGVGAGESDLELDRRKIRDRLAELKQQLEDVERDNDQRRSARRDQLRVALVGYTNAGKSSLMRVLTGSEALVEDKLFATLDTTVRALQPDTRPRVLVSDTVGFIKKLPHDLVASFRSTLAEALEASLLLFVVDASDPTYQSQLEVSREVLREIGAQAVPSRLLLNKIDRVSEADRAALREKHPDAILLSAKSPADVAALRETIISFFEASMVEDELVLPYAKQGMLSDVYENARVLSEDYDATGRIMKVRGLPGAIARLRRTLAAT
- a CDS encoding DUF1491 family protein, giving the protein MRLKSSIWVAGYLRRCQTEGIFGAVRRRGAEEAGAVFVKVALLDGNAMLYAPAPQTVYDDSRPIERLFAATSPQPVPEASVEERLAKEIRFDPDVWIVETEDRAGRHFLDLAKA
- a CDS encoding DUF2336 domain-containing protein; translated protein: MTLSRREGVDIRPTLLRVLTDLYVQANAHSGDEERQFVELTSRLIDQVDDATRAAVRARLAIYPGTPREVLQRLGLRPTDPAQRVPVAHEIPASPSAPAPARALSEAELRMASNLSMQPADAAEISDMFFRASGSERALILQNLLDTPLKASARIPAARTKRAIETLEMAAFAADVENFTLELGETLILPARVAAQVVNDPGGEPLACGLKALGMPSAVFQRVLLFLKPEFGTSVNTVYRLSRLFDRLSERSALIMLAAWRGSTLAVTRAKYRPTLYDDERHRARSAPGQTRPATQAPGAGVMPRTGSQGSGS